Proteins encoded within one genomic window of Mesobacillus subterraneus:
- a CDS encoding HD domain-containing protein has translation MIDKIAMAEEFVKTELGNDSSGHDWHHIDRVRKNARLIWSKEQQGDWFIIEMTALLHDIPDDKLNESEEAGWMKLDSFLQSIDLDIEISSRIKACIDTVSYKGGRVTELDSIEAEIVQDADRLDALGAIGIARTFAFGGKKGHPIYEPELNVRGRMSLEEYRNGDSSSVNHFYEKLLKLKDKMNTEQAKQLAEERHKFMESFLEQFYSEWNGKA, from the coding sequence ATGATAGATAAAATAGCAATGGCAGAGGAATTTGTTAAAACTGAGCTTGGCAATGATTCTTCGGGACATGACTGGCACCATATTGACAGGGTCAGAAAGAATGCCCGACTTATATGGAGCAAAGAACAGCAGGGTGATTGGTTCATTATTGAAATGACCGCCTTGCTCCACGACATTCCAGATGATAAATTAAATGAATCGGAAGAAGCCGGATGGATGAAACTAGATTCATTTTTACAAAGCATAGACTTGGATATCGAAATCTCATCACGGATAAAAGCTTGTATCGATACAGTTTCCTATAAAGGGGGCAGGGTGACCGAGCTTGACAGTATTGAAGCGGAGATTGTCCAGGATGCTGACCGCCTTGATGCTCTTGGTGCGATCGGAATTGCAAGGACCTTTGCCTTCGGTGGAAAAAAAGGTCACCCGATTTACGAGCCTGAACTAAATGTCAGAGGGCGGATGTCGCTTGAAGAATATAGAAATGGTGACAGTTCTTCAGTTAATCACTTTTACGAAAAGCTTTTGAAGCTCAAAGATAAAATGAATACCGAGCAAGCAAAACAACTTGCGGAGGAAAGACATAAATTCATGGAATCTTTCCTTGAACAATTTTACAGTGAATGGAATGGTAAGGCATGA
- a CDS encoding conserved virulence factor C family protein, translating to MKIVSIEPTPSPNTMKINLDEELPMGKSNNYKKDSAAGAPEVVVNILDIDGVKGVYHVADFLAVERNAKYDWKVILPEVRKAFGEEAEESGDGTPEINEHFGEVKVLVQVYKGIPMQVKLTDGNEEKRFGLPESFVTKVGEVQSPEDNVVMVRRWKELGVRYGDFDQVGNDVVEELLAAYPPERLEELVKLAKNPGQEAQIKEAKKKIRVTEADLDNPDWRIRYQLLEQMEDPTIEDLPVLKKALQDEKASIRRLSTVYLGMIEDKKVLPLLYKALNDKTVTVRRTAGDCLSDLGFSEAMDEMMEALKDPNKLVRWRAAMFLYEVGDERALPALNAAEEDPEFEVSMQVKLAIARIEHGEEAKGSVWKQMTEARKQ from the coding sequence GTGAAAATTGTATCAATTGAACCAACGCCAAGCCCGAATACGATGAAGATCAATCTGGATGAAGAACTTCCTATGGGCAAGAGCAATAACTATAAAAAGGATTCAGCGGCTGGAGCACCGGAAGTCGTTGTGAACATACTGGATATTGATGGGGTAAAAGGGGTTTACCATGTTGCCGATTTTCTGGCAGTCGAAAGAAATGCGAAATATGACTGGAAGGTAATCCTCCCTGAAGTCAGGAAAGCGTTCGGAGAAGAAGCAGAAGAATCGGGGGACGGCACGCCTGAAATCAATGAACATTTTGGGGAAGTAAAAGTCCTTGTACAAGTATATAAGGGAATTCCCATGCAGGTGAAGCTGACTGATGGCAATGAAGAGAAGCGGTTTGGATTGCCAGAATCATTTGTGACAAAAGTAGGTGAGGTGCAGTCTCCGGAGGATAATGTTGTGATGGTCCGCCGGTGGAAGGAACTGGGAGTCCGTTATGGAGATTTCGATCAGGTAGGAAATGATGTAGTGGAAGAGCTGTTAGCGGCATATCCTCCCGAGAGGCTGGAGGAGCTTGTGAAGCTTGCTAAGAATCCTGGTCAGGAGGCACAGATTAAAGAAGCAAAGAAAAAAATCAGGGTAACAGAAGCCGATTTGGACAATCCGGACTGGCGGATAAGGTACCAGCTTCTTGAGCAAATGGAAGATCCAACGATTGAGGACTTGCCTGTGCTTAAAAAGGCTCTTCAAGATGAGAAAGCTTCCATACGCCGATTGTCCACCGTTTATTTAGGAATGATCGAAGACAAAAAGGTCCTGCCATTGCTATACAAAGCTTTGAACGACAAAACGGTTACTGTTCGCAGGACTGCTGGTGATTGTCTTTCGGACCTTGGTTTTTCGGAAGCAATGGATGAAATGATGGAAGCCCTCAAGGATCCAAACAAGCTTGTACGCTGGAGGGCAGCGATGTTCCTGTATGAAGTTGGAGACGAAAGGGCACTGCCAGCGTTAAATGCCGCTGAAGAAGATCCTGAATTTGAAGTGAGCATGCAGGTGAAACTGGCAATTGCCCGTATTGAGCATGGTGAGGAAGCGAAAGGCTCAGTTTGGAAACAAATGACTGAAGCTAGAAAACAATAA